Part of the Silvimonas iriomotensis genome, CTGACCGGTAATCTGGTTGCCTTCAAACAATTGCGGCATGTGCGCGCGGGTGAGACCGGTGGCAGCCAGAATCTCATCGCTCCAGTCGCGCTTGCCGACATCCAGCCACAGCGTGCCGGCGGCATCAGACAGGTCGGTCGCAAAATTGCCGCTCAGGCAATAGCGCAGGTAATCCTTGGGCAGCAAGACGGTGGCGACCTGCTTGAAAACGTCGGGTTCGTGTTCTGCCACCCACAGCAATTTGGGCGCGGTAAAGCCGGGCATCATCAAATTGCCGGTAATCTGGCGCGATTGCGGCACGCGCTTTTCCAGCGCAGCGCACTGGGCAAACGCGCGGCCGTCGTTCCACAGCATGGCCGGGCGCAACACCTGGCCTGCGGCATCAAGTAGTGTGGCGCCATGCATCTGGCCAGTCAGGCCAATGGCTTCAATATCGCTGGCAACAATGCCTTCTTTGGCGGCCAGCGCCAGCACGGCGGGAATGGCTGTTTCGCATGCGGCCCACCAGTCGGCCGGGCTTTGTTCAGACCACAAGGGTTGCGGGCGCGATACCGTGAGCGGCGCGCTGGCGCTGGCTCTGACGGTGCCGGCGCGGTCCAGCACAATGGCTTTCAGGCTGGAAGTGCCCAGATCAATACCAATAAACATCGTGACTCCTGCACCAGACCGGTGCAATTCATTCATGACAATCAGGTGGACACAGGTTCTGCTTGTAGTCGGTTTCGGACAATTACAAAATCTGCCGAAGCCGATGACGTTTTTTCAGCAGAAAATCCCGTTTGAAATCAAACACAAAATCGCCAGACAAAAGAAAGGCGCCGCGGAATGTTCCGCAGCGCCAATGCTGCCAGCGCCGTAGTTGCCCACAGCGGCAAACAGCAAGCGAGGAAGGCCGTCATCGGCCCGATCTGCACGCCCCGCGAGCATGGGGTCAGGCGCGGCATGCATAACAGATGTGGCGGTGTGCGCCGGCCAAAGCCACTGTTGCGTGACCTGGCCTGCGCAGCTGCTCAAATCAGCCGTAGATGTAACGGTTGACGATGTTTTCCAGATGCTCCTGGCGCCCGCTCACGTGTTTAGGCGAGATGTTGTGCGACAACGCCCACTTGGCCACGTCTTCCAGCGATTGCTGGCCGGCCAGCACTTGCTGGCCAAAGTCGCCATTCCAGCCGGCGTAACGCTGGTCTTTCAGTTCAGCCAGGGTGTCTTTCTCGATCATCTTCGCGGCACGCTTGAGCGCCAGCGCCAGCACATCCATGGCGCCGATATGGCCGATGAACAGGTCTTCCAGATCAGAGCTTTGACGACGCACCTTGGCATCAAAGTTAAAGCCGCCATTGGTGAAACCGCCGCCCTTCAGGATCTCGTACATGGCCAGCGTCATTTCTTCCACGCTGTTGGGGAACTGGTCGGTATCCCAGCCGTTTTGCGGATCACCGCGGTTGGCATCGATCGAACCCATGATGCCCAGCGAGACCGCCGTGGCAATTTCATGCTGGAACGAGTGACCGGCCAGGGTGGCATGGTTGGCTTCGATATTGACCTTGATTTCCTTTTCCAGACCGAAGTCCTTGAGGAAGCCATACACCGTAGCGCTGTCGTAGTCGTACTGGTGCTTGGTCGGCTCTTGCGGCTTGGGTTCGATCAGGATGGTGCCCTTGAAGCCCAGCTTGTGCTTGTGCTCCACCACCATCTGCATGAAGCGGCCCAGTTGGGCGCGTTCACGCTTCAGGTCAGTGTTCAGGAGCGTTTCGTAACCTTCGCGACCGCCCCACAGCACATAGTTGGCGCCGCCCAGACGGTGTGTCGCGCCCATGGCGTTGAACACTTGCGTGGCCGCGTAGGCAAAGACTTCCGGGTTCGGGTTGGTGGCAGCACCGGCGGCATAGCGCGGGTTGCTGAACACGTTGGCGGTACCCCACAGCAGCTTCAGGCCGGTTTCGGCTTGCTTTTGCTCCAGGTAATCGACCATCTGCTTGAAGTTTTCCACGTACTCGTGAATGGAGTTGCCTTCAGAGACAACGTCGCAATCGTGGAAGGTATAGAACGGGACAGAGAGCTTGGAGAAAAACTCGAATGCGGCGTCCGCCTTGCCCTTGGCCACGGAAATGGCATCGCCGCTGCGGAACCATGGGCGCTCGAACACGCCCGGGCCGAAGACGTCGGAGCCCGGCCAGCAGAAGGTGTGCCAGTAGCACACGGCCAGACGCAAGTGCTCGGCCATGGTTTTGCCCAGCACGACTTCATCCGGGTTGTAGTGCCGGAAAGCAAACAGGTTGTCGGATTGCGGACCTTCAAAACGGACCTTGCCGACGTTGGCAAAGACTTCAGCCATATGCGTAACTCCAGGTGATCTGACGATGAACGAGGCAAATGCTAGGACTTGTAGTCGTCATGCCACAATTACGAAATCGGCCAGCGACATTGCCATTTTTTGGCAAGGGGATGCGCCCTGAAGCGGCGCAAATTACAATCCATCTCATACTTTGAAACCGTTTCCGGGCCGTTGTTTGCACCACATTGGCGCAGCCACTCAAGGACACAGCATGAACCACCCCAGTCAGGCAGATCGCAGCGGCAAGGCGCCGCACCGCATTGCGCTTCTGTTCAATGCCAACAAGATTTATGACCGCGAAGTAATTACCGGCATTGGCGAATACCTGCGCTCTACCCGCGTGGCCTGGGATCTGTTTCTGGAAGAAGACTTCCGCTGCCGGCTCTCCGGTATCGAGCACTGGCAAGGCGACGGCATCATTGCCGACTTTGACGACCCCGCCGTGGCCGAGACGCTGAGCCGCAGCCCGCTGCCGGTGGTGGCTGTGGGCAGTTCCTATCAGGATGAAGCCGACTACCCGAGCGGCGTGCCCTACGTGGCCACCGACAATTTCAAGCTGGTACGCCTGGCGCACGATCATCTGATTGATGTGGGTCTGGAACGCTTTGCCATGTACAGCCTGCCGGAGTCCCCGGTAAACCGCTGGGCGCAGGAGCGTGAGAAGGCGTTTATCAAACTGGCCGGCGCAGATGCCCCCATCAACCGCGGCCTGGCCACCTCGCCCGATGGCTGGAACGGCGCCAGCGAGCGCCTGATGAGCTGGCTCAACGCCCTGCCCAAGCCGGTCGGGATCATCGCCGTGACCGATGCCCGCGCCCGCCATTTGCTGCAAGCCTGCCTGACCGCCGGGATTGCGGTGCCCGAAGAAGTGGCCATCATCGGCATCGACAATGATCCGCTGACCCGCAATCTGAACCGCATTCCGCTCAGTTCCGTGGCGCAAGGGTGCGAGGAAATGGGCCGCACCGCCGCCCACATGCTGCACCAGATGCTGAACGGTGCGCGCCTTGGCAACACCCGCATTCTGGTGCCGCCGGTGGGTATCAACGTGCTGGCCTCCAGCCAGTACCAGCCGCTCTCCAGCCCGTATGTGATGCGGGCGCGGCATTACATCCGCCAGTACGCCTGCCAGGGCATCAAGACCGAACAGGTGGCCGATTACGTCGGCGTCTCGCGCTCATCGCTGGAAAGCTATTTCCGGCGGGAACTGGGCTACACGGTGCACCAGGAAATTCTGCTGTTCAAACTGGAAAAAGCGCGCGAAATGCTGCTGCAGGGCGAACTCTCTACCAGCGAAATCGCCATCCGCTGTGGCTTTACCTCGTTGCAGTATCTGCATGCCGTGTTCAAACGCGAACTCGGTTGCACCCCGCGCGAATTCTACGATCGCAGCAAAGATGCCCGCGGCGTGCCGCCGGTGGTCACGCTGTAACAACGCACACAGAATCAGGGCCGGCACGTGTCTGGCCATCAACAAAAACAAAAACAGCGCTTTACGCTTTATCCGCGGAGATTGAATGTCCATTTTGCCTATCCAGACCACCCCCTGGGATAACGGCGCCAGCTTGTTTACGCTGCGCAATTCCCACGATATGCGCGTGGTGGTGACTGATGTCGGTGCGTCGCTGGTGTCCTGGTACGCACCCGACCGGGCGGGCCGCATGGCTGATGTCTTGCTGGGCTACGGCGACGCCGCCGGTTACCTGGACGGCAGCGGCTTTTTTGGTAGCGTGGCCGGCCGCTGGGCCAACCGTATCAAGGGCGCTCGTTTCAATATCGACGGCCAGGAATTCAGCCCGGATGCCAATGAAGGCGCCAACCATCTGCATGGTGGCTTTGCCGGGTTTCATAACCAGCGCTGGCAAGCGCATGTCTCGCTGGACTCCTTGCGCCTGTCTTTGATCTCGCCGGATGGTGCGGGCGGGTTCCCTGGCAATTTGCGGGTCGAAGTCGATTACCGGCTGGACGACACCGGCACGCTGACCATTGCCTACGCCGCCGCCACCGACGCCCCTACCCCGCTGAATCTGACCAGCCACGCGTATTTCAACCTGTCCGGTGGCGAGTCCGACGTGCGCGACCACTTGCTGTCGATCAACGCCGATCAGTATCTGGCCATTGATGACGAATCCATCCCCGTCGCCACCGTGCCGGTTGCGGGCTCGCCATTTGATTTTCGTACCGCAGCACCGGTCGGCACCCGCCTTGACTGGCCTGATGAGCAACTGACCGTGGCCAGCGGCTTTGATCATTGTTATGTCTTGAACGGCGAGCCGGGTGTGTTGCGGGATGTCGCCACCTTGTATGACCCGGGCAGCGGGCGTGAAATGGTGACCTCTACCACCGAACGCGGTCTGCAGTTGTACACCGGCAACTTTCTGGATGGCATGAAAGGCCGCCGCGCCTGGCAAGCACGTGATGGCCTGTGCCTTGAGGCGCAGCGCTTTCCCAATCAGATCAATTCTGAAGATGCGGAGCTGGTGATATTGCGGCCCGGTAAAATCTATCGGCAAGTCACTACCTATCGCCTGGGTGTGCGCAATTAAGCCATGGCACTTACCAGAAAAAGCCGCATTCAACGCGGCTTTTTATTTTTTATTTTCTATTCATCCCGATGCATGTACTGAGTCCGTTTTTTATGATCAGCAATTCACCTGATTGCAGTAATTGGGCATAAAACCATGACGCCGATTTTGCGGTCATTATTTCAGTTCATTTGCAAATAGCCGGAAATTCCGTCCAGGCGGCAGGTGGTTTTATCGCTTATTTCAATTAAACGGACATATGCCTGAAACAAAGTCGTTACAAACGGCAAACCAGTAAAAATCCGCCGCTGGTTTTCAAATTTGCGCCGCTCATCAAAAAACATACACTTTTGTATATCAGACTTTGCTGAAGTTGCCTTATTCAAAAAGATCATCCTAGTATTTTCTATTGCCCCTCTTTTACATCGTGGCGGCATAGGCACGCGCTGCAAACAGCAAAGGCCGTATCTTGCAGGCTGCATCAAACCGCAGCCTTTCACTGTGCAAACCAGAAAACCAAAAATGCAGGGGAAGCGCAAAAATGTTCAACGCATCGTTGAAACAGAAAGTCAGGCAGCAAGCACAGCAACTGAAAGAACAAGACGCCTTGTTGAGCGCGCTCAACCGCTCTACCGCGCTGATTGAATTCGCGCCGGACGGCACTATTCTTGATGCCAATGAAAACTTCAGCAAAACCACCGGCTACCGGCGGGATGAGCTGGTCGGCAAACACCACCGTTTGCTGTGCGACAGCCAGTTTGCCGCCTCGCCCG contains:
- a CDS encoding aldose epimerase family protein; protein product: MSILPIQTTPWDNGASLFTLRNSHDMRVVVTDVGASLVSWYAPDRAGRMADVLLGYGDAAGYLDGSGFFGSVAGRWANRIKGARFNIDGQEFSPDANEGANHLHGGFAGFHNQRWQAHVSLDSLRLSLISPDGAGGFPGNLRVEVDYRLDDTGTLTIAYAAATDAPTPLNLTSHAYFNLSGGESDVRDHLLSINADQYLAIDDESIPVATVPVAGSPFDFRTAAPVGTRLDWPDEQLTVASGFDHCYVLNGEPGVLRDVATLYDPGSGREMVTSTTERGLQLYTGNFLDGMKGRRAWQARDGLCLEAQRFPNQINSEDAELVILRPGKIYRQVTTYRLGVRN
- the xylA gene encoding xylose isomerase — its product is MAEVFANVGKVRFEGPQSDNLFAFRHYNPDEVVLGKTMAEHLRLAVCYWHTFCWPGSDVFGPGVFERPWFRSGDAISVAKGKADAAFEFFSKLSVPFYTFHDCDVVSEGNSIHEYVENFKQMVDYLEQKQAETGLKLLWGTANVFSNPRYAAGAATNPNPEVFAYAATQVFNAMGATHRLGGANYVLWGGREGYETLLNTDLKRERAQLGRFMQMVVEHKHKLGFKGTILIEPKPQEPTKHQYDYDSATVYGFLKDFGLEKEIKVNIEANHATLAGHSFQHEIATAVSLGIMGSIDANRGDPQNGWDTDQFPNSVEEMTLAMYEILKGGGFTNGGFNFDAKVRRQSSDLEDLFIGHIGAMDVLALALKRAAKMIEKDTLAELKDQRYAGWNGDFGQQVLAGQQSLEDVAKWALSHNISPKHVSGRQEHLENIVNRYIYG
- a CDS encoding XylR family transcriptional regulator — its product is MNHPSQADRSGKAPHRIALLFNANKIYDREVITGIGEYLRSTRVAWDLFLEEDFRCRLSGIEHWQGDGIIADFDDPAVAETLSRSPLPVVAVGSSYQDEADYPSGVPYVATDNFKLVRLAHDHLIDVGLERFAMYSLPESPVNRWAQEREKAFIKLAGADAPINRGLATSPDGWNGASERLMSWLNALPKPVGIIAVTDARARHLLQACLTAGIAVPEEVAIIGIDNDPLTRNLNRIPLSSVAQGCEEMGRTAAHMLHQMLNGARLGNTRILVPPVGINVLASSQYQPLSSPYVMRARHYIRQYACQGIKTEQVADYVGVSRSSLESYFRRELGYTVHQEILLFKLEKAREMLLQGELSTSEIAIRCGFTSLQYLHAVFKRELGCTPREFYDRSKDARGVPPVVTL